One Vicia villosa cultivar HV-30 ecotype Madison, WI unplaced genomic scaffold, Vvil1.0 ctg.000912F_1_1, whole genome shotgun sequence genomic region harbors:
- the LOC131632192 gene encoding protein LIGHT-DEPENDENT SHORT HYPOCOTYLS 10-like, with the protein MSNKGKDIVDGSSSRSSTSTIGDGAGVGHHQQHQHHQPQEQQQQPIPLSRYESQKRRDWNTFGQYLRNQRPPVALSQCNSNHVLEFLRYLDQFGKTKVHLQGCLFFGQTEPPGPCTCPLKQAWGSLDALIGRLRAAYEENGGLPETNPFASGSIRIYLREVRDSQAKARGIPYKKKKKKRIPIKHNGDTSNLPMQ; encoded by the coding sequence ATGTCCAACAAAGGAAAAGACATAGTAGATGGATCATCATCAAGATCTTCTACTTCAACTATAGGTGATGGTGCCGGTGTTGGCCATCATCAACAACACCAGCACCATCAACCGCAAGAACAGCAACAGCAACCGATTCCACTCAGTCGTTACGAGTCACAAAAACGACGAGATTGGAACACTTTCGGACAATATTTAAGAAACCAAAGGCCTCCGGTAGCACTTTCTCAATGCAACTCAAATCATGTTCTTGAGTTTCTAAGGTATTTGGATCAATTTGGGAAAACCAAAGTGCACTTACAAGGATGTTTGTTCTTCGGACAAACCGAACCGCCCGGGCCATGCACTTGTCCTCTAAAACAAGCTTGGGGAAGCCTTGATGCACTTATTGGAAGATTAAGAGCTGCTTATGAAGAAAATGGTGGATTGCCAGAGACTAATCCTTTTGCTAGTGGCTCCATAAGAATCTATCTTCGTGAAGTGAGAGACTCTCAAGCTAAGGCTAGAGGAATTCCttacaagaagaaaaagaagaagaggattCCAATCAAACATAACGGTGATACCTCAAATTTGCCTATGCAGTGA